In the Nerophis ophidion isolate RoL-2023_Sa linkage group LG01, RoL_Noph_v1.0, whole genome shotgun sequence genome, one interval contains:
- the ykt6 gene encoding synaptobrevin homolog YKT6 has product MKLYSLSILYKGATKSNLLKAAYDLSSFGFFQKSSVQEFMTFTSALIVERTTIGSRASVKEQEYLCHVYVRNDNLGAVVIADYEYPQRVCFTLLEKVLEEFSRQVDSIDWPSGNPDTINYKALDIHLSKYQNPKEADAMTKVQAELDDTKIILHKTMESLLERGEKLDDLVAKSEHLGTQSKAFYKTARKQNSCCEIM; this is encoded by the exons ATGAAACTGTACAGCCTCAGCATCCTTTATAAAGGAGCCACCAAATCCAACCTCCTCAAAGCGGCCTACGACCTCTCCTCCTTCGGCTTCTTTCAAAAATCCAG CGTCCAGGAGTTTATGACCTTCACCAGTGCTTTGATTGTTGAACGGACAACAATTGGAAGTCGTGCCTCTGTCAAAGAACAAG AGTATCTGTGCCATGTGTATGTGAGGAATGACAATCTAGGTGCGGTGGTCATCGCAGATTATGAATACCCACAGAGAGTCTGCTTCACATTGCTCGAAAAG GTGTTAGAAGAGTTCTCCAGGCAGGTAGACAGTATAGACTGGCCCTCTGGGAACCCTGACACCATTAACTACAAAGCCCTAGACATTCACTTGTCCAAATACCAG AACCCCAAGGAAGCAGACGCAATGACCAAAGTGCAGGCAGAGCTGGACGACACAAAGATAATTTTG CACAAAACAATGGAGAGTCTGTTGGAGCGAGGAGAGAAACTGGATGATCTTGTGGCCAAGTCAGAGCACCTGGGGACCCAATCCAAAGCCTTTTATAAGACC GCACGGAAACAGAACTCATGCTGCGAAATCATGTGA
- the sb:cb288 gene encoding uncharacterized protein sb:cb288: MWTKTLHNSNFNNRSANTSKMVDPDLTWQTLQALQKNGSTAAAARPSSRDDALDTSNGIIPGAIAAAIFIALLLGLYAGLWKCMVSPPQRKRRKVRARVHQRTLV; encoded by the exons ATGTGGACTAAGACGCTACACAACAGCAACTTCAATAACAGAAGCGCGAACACATCGAAG ATGGTTGACCCAGATCTGACATGGCAGACATTGCAGGCTCTCCAGAAAAATG GTTCGACTGCAGCAGCTGCTCGTCCATCCAGCAGAGACGATGCTTTGGACACGAGCAATGGTATCATTCCTG GAGCTATTGCAGCTGCCATTTTCATCGCACTTTTGCTGGGCCTCTACGCCGGGCTGTGGAAGTGCATGGTGTCCCCACCACAAAG AAAGCGCCGGAAGGTGAGAGCGAGAGTTCACCAAAGAACGTTGGTGTGA